A window from Bufo bufo chromosome 1, aBufBuf1.1, whole genome shotgun sequence encodes these proteins:
- the LOC120986699 gene encoding cornifelin homolog: MKLSFGVHRPERNLQKMHESEMEAIISQPRVITTQTMTVSHSPYWSSGLCDCCEDCGICCCAFWCFPCLQCSTVSDFGECLCLPLLDPCLMGYVGCSGVCPPITMAMRSAVRERYKIPGSICDDCVTSCCCYSCTWCQIAREIKHRGRAPTVTTAQTTLISNAPIIPQAHGYTPIVEQKYSP; encoded by the exons ATGAAACTTAGTTTTGGCGTTCACCGACCAGAGAGGAATCTGCAGAAGATGCATGAGAGCG AGATGGAGGCCATCATCTCTCAGCCCAGGGTCATCACCACGCAGACGATGACTGTATCGCACAGTCCATATTGGAGCAGTGGCCTGTGTGACTGCTGTGAAGACTGCGGGATAT gttgCTGTGCCTTCTGGTGCTTTCCTTGCCTTCAGTGCAGCACAGTGAGTGATTTCGGGGAGTGCCTGTGTCTTCCCCTCCTGGACCCCTGCCTGATGGGATATGTGGGGTGCAGTGGAGTCTGTCCTCCCATAACGATGGCCATGAGATCCGCTGTTCGGGAGAGATACAAGATTCCG GGGTCCATCTGTGATGACTGTGTCACGTCCTGCTGCTGCTATTCCTGCACCTGGTGTCAGATCGCCCGCGAGATCAAGCACAGAGGTCGAGCACCCACAGTAACCACGGCCCAGACCACCCTGATAAGCAACGCTCCCATCATTCCACAGGCCCATGGCTACACCCCCATTGTGGAGCAGAAATACAGCCCCTGA